AGCGGATCAGACGATGCCAGACCATTTCACCTCGAGGGGTCCGCGGCCCAACCTGATAAGCACTGACCTCTTGGCTCGGCGACACCATGACTAAATCTCCCACAGCCTGACGGCTAATTTGGGGCTGATCAATCACGGCCGGTAGCATGCGCATGCCTTCATCATGAAAAGCAGTGGCTACTATAATGCTGCGCGTGGGGTTCAGCGGTGACCGAACGCCCAGTAAAATCTGTTCAGGAGACTGACTGCCAATCCTATTGCGAGCGCGCTCGGTATCTCGCCCCCACTGGGCTTGTGCCCAAAGATTTAATCTATTCGTTAAGTTCAAAGGCGTGACGCGTAAAGCCCCTTGCTCAATACTGAAAGGCCCAAGATAACGATTAAGCTCACTGCGTTCCAATTGATCCACACGCGCAACAACCAACATATCTCGGTCTGATAAATTGTCGTTAAGCGTTAGTCCCTTGCGCACATCCAGCGCAATACTGGGATATCCCGTAGAGGCCCCCATGCGCCCAATCAGCCCAAGCGCGGTGCCAATTTCGACAGCATCAGGTTCAGCGGCAAGCAGCAGCGTCGTGTGCGACAAATCGGCCCACTGTGTAAAGGGAAAGCCTGCACTAAGCCAATATGAGAGCTCTGGTAACGCTGCAAAATACTGTGCATCGCTCATATCCAAATAAGAATCAGGATATAGGCGCGTTTCAATTCGATCAGGAAGGCCAAGCTCACATCCATTTTCCGGCATATTCACTGCCATATTAAAATAAAAGCTGAGCTGGTTATTACCGTATAGCTTTTCCTGGGGAATGCGTAATGTAGCGCGCTCTTTACGAATATCATTACCGAGAAAGCGCCATGCTTCCCAGGCTAACGAACGCTTTTCAACGGGCAAAGAGGCTAAATAGCTGCCGTTAAGAGCAATCTCCAGTCGTGACTCATCTTCATTTAACCACTCGCCACGAGGAAACTCATAGCCCACCTCTAACGTTACATTATCGCCCGGCCATAAATGCATATTCGGGGGCAGGCGAAAGCTGTAATTTTGCGGCGATGGGCGAATACCCTCACCAACCATCTCATTCTCACCGGCTATTCGGTCAAGATAGATCGGCTCATTAAGCGCCTGCCAGTTAGGTGCATCATAGGCCTCTCTAAGGGCTAGCTGGGGCGCACTTACCGTTTCACTATCGCCGCTTAAACGCTCTTGATAATGGGCTAGATATGCAGCGGCGCTTTTTACGTCTTGCTCTGTTGCTCCCGTGACGATCAATAAGCGATACATAGCATTATTAGGGTTAGCCAGCTGAAGTAAGGTAGGGCCGTCAATTTCAGGCAGCTCTACCCCTAAAGGCATCTGTTCGGTGGTCCCTACGACGACCGCATGTTGATCAGGTATTTGAGTATGATGAACGGGGAAGTCGGCCCCTCTAAAATCCGCTTTAATCGCAAAATACGATGCTAATATTGCGCTGGCACTCAGCAGCGTTTCTGAAGGCATAGAGGGCATAATGAAGGGCAATACCAACCGTTCCATGTCTGCCGCATCAGCAAAGGGGGCAGGTAAATTAGCTAGCCCATTAAGCGGAGGTAACGACTGAACATTCACGTTGAGCGTTGAACTTGGTAATACCTCGACCCAAATATCTTTACTGAGCAAATTATTACACTGCTCGAGCGTTTGTCCGGCCACGCTTAGCACTAGCGTGTTATAGGTAATGATTAGCTCAGGCGGAATCGCGACTTCAGCGACTAGATGCTCAGCCGTAAAGCGGTCAAGTTCGAGCGTCTCGATGACAATGCCATTGAGGGTAACGTCAAGTCGGCTAAGCCCCTCTAAAAGAGCATCTGAATAGCGTATATCTAAGTGCAGCACCGCGCCGGTAGACACTTCATCACTACGTAAAGAGAACTCGATACCCGCCTGAGCGCCGTTTCCCTGAATGCGAAGTGGTTCAGGCTCGCCTTCGTCTATACGCTGCAAAAGTGGATAAATTCGCTCCCGAGTCTCCACGGGCATATTGAAAGCTAAGCCGCCCCGAGCCTTCACTTGAACATCAGGTAACGTCGCTGCCTCATTAGGCAGCATCTCTAGCATTAACGGCCGAGCGTTGCCTGACAAAGTCTGAACATCTAGTGATTGGCTCCATGCTCGCTGGGTAGATAAGATGCCTACCATAATCAACGCGACGAGCACCATTCGCCATACCCAGGTGGATACAGGTGTCGCCGCTGTTGCCATAGATGCAGAGCTATCAGGACGTGCGTCTGCTTGGCGTTCCTTGCCAGAACTGCCACCCCCACCGGCAAATAAACGCCGCTCCTTCCAGTTTCGAAAAAACAGCCCGGTGACGGCACGTATAACGGTCCACATAGAACGCAACGGCTGGTCGTGCGGAAGCTTGCGTTTCTGTAGCCAAGCATCCGCACGACCCATGACAAGCTTCACTAACTGGCGGCGCTGAACCACATTCAACGTGCCAAACCGTAGACGTATATGCTGTGCATCTCGGCTTACTATGTGCACAGGAAATAGGATCGGATTGCCATCGAATTCCATTTCGATAAAATCAATGCGCGCATCTTTTGTAAAGCCAGCCACTGCAGCAAGCTGCATGCCACCCATAGACAAATTTTGCGTCGTAGACGACAGCGTATAGCCGCCTGAGAGATGTAATACCACAGGTCGGCTTAACTTGATTCGTACGTACTCACGCACCTGCTTTTGTTCGCTGCCAACAGCGATAGCCGCCATCAGGAAAATCGCACTAAATGAGGCCCATGCTACGTTAAATAGCAATACGCTTACTTGCTCACCTTCAGGATTCCACCAAACTAAGCGTACGACACCCCATACTAGGCCCGCAGCCAGTAGTGCTAGTAAAAAAAGATGAGGGCGTGTCACATTAAAATCAAAAAAGCTTTGCTCAAGTCGCCCACCTTTTTCCGTGACATCAAACTTCCCCCGATTGGGGTTAAACAATGTGACAAGGGAAGGCTTGAGCAAATGAAAGGTTAAAACCGTTTCATATATTTCATTCCAGAAGGTATAGCGATACTGCCCTACCAGCTTCGCATTGGTATACACGGCTGCAAATAAGTGAGGCAGAACATAGACAGCAACGGCCTGAGGAGATGCTTGAATAATATTGAGTCCAAACAGCATATAAGCCAACGGGGCCGTTAAAAAAATAAACCGTACTAACGGAAACTGAAAGTGCAGCATCGCGCTTAAATAGCAGAGCCGCTGAGGAATGCTCAACCCTCTGCCTAACAGTGGATTATCGCGCCGTAATATCTGCGTCATTCCCCGAGCCCAACGCGCACGCTGAACAATATGCAGTGCTAGACGCTCCGTCGCTAATCCGGCGGCCAGGGGTATGCCTAAGTAAGCGGTAGACCATCCTTTTCTTTGAAGTTTTAATGCTGTATGAGCATCCTCGGTGACTGTTTCAACCGCAAATCCACCTATTTCCTCTAATGCACTGCGCCTAATGACTGCACACGAGCCACAAAAAAAGGCTGCGTTCCAATAATCATTGCCCTTTTGAATAGGACCGTAAAAAAGTTCACCCTCGTGTGGCACTTCCCTGCCACTGACTAAATTTCGCTCAAAGGGGTCAGGCGAATAAAAATGGTGGGGAGTCTGTATAAGTGCTTGCTTCTCGTCGACAAGAAAAGAGCCCACCGTCGCCTGTAAAAAAGCCCGCGTGGCAATATGGTCACAGTCAAAAATACAAATAAGCTCGCCTGTCGTTTTTTGCAGAGCATTATTTAAATTACCCGCTTTTGCGTGCTTATTATCTGAACGTGTTATATACCCTACACCCGCCTGAGATGCGAAAGCGCTAAACTCGGCTCGTTTACCATCATCTAGAAGGTAAACATTTACTTTATCGGCTGGGTAGTCAATATTTTGTGCTGCCAAAACCGTATCACGAACTACGTCTAAGCTTTCGTTATACGTCGGAATATATACATCTACCGTCGGCCATTGAGTGATGTCTTTAGGCAGTGGGACAACTTTACGATCAAGCAGCCACGCCGACTGAAAAAAGCTCAGCACCAAAACAACCCAGCAGTAACCTTCAGCGGCCAACAGTCCAAAGCTCAAAATAGGCTCTATAAAACCATCAGTAATGAGCGTTTCAGTTACCCGCCAATAGAGGTACCGAGTGGCCGTCATGACGGTTACTAATGCCATGGCTAAACGTATCCGCGGCAAATCAATCTGCCCCATTATTAATAAAAATACCGCGGTAATCCCACCAAATGCCAGCTGATTATTCAAAGTCATTGGCGTTGAAACAACAATTATCAATACCGGTATACAAAGAATAAGCAGTAGAGCAATCCAGCCTTTATACACAAGAGATTTCATTATTCGCCCTCTTGCCGTACTTGGGACAGCTCGGCATCTTGCATCAGACGAATAAGATTGTGGGCGATCGCTTCAATATCATTAACAACCGCGGAGGTATGCGCATGTTGTAACACAGAAACCTGCAGTGCATGTGCTTCGGACACCGCCGCGTCACGGTGAATCGATCCTAGTAATGACGCCTTCAAACGCTCTTTTAAAAGCGCGTATACATCGCGACTAAGGTCATTGCGAAGGTCTAACTGATTAACGACATAATACAAATGCCTGCCAACGCTTTCAGGATAAAAACCACCACTTTCAATAGAAGGTAGAACAGCCAAAGAAGCGCTATCGGCCATTAGTACTGTGATGCAAAGCGGCTTCAGCTGACAAACAGCTTCTAATGCTACGGAGTGTCCAGGCGGCAAATCAACTATTAGCACATCATTCGGAGAGTTATAAAAACCGCTAAGCGCTTGATACAGGGCTCTTGGATCACTGGCGAGAAATGTTTCGAAACGATGGCGCTGTTCTCTAGTCGTACTACCATAGGCAAGCACATCAATGCCGCTTGCCGTTGTACGGGCCATCTCACCCCAATAGGGAGTAGACGCAGCTTCTACGACATAGCCCTGAGTATCATTAAAAGCAATACCGAAGTGGAGTTTAAGCGCATCTTGGCTATCAAAATCAATGACAGTGACATTAAAGCCTTGGCGCTGCAAAGTGTAAGCGAGATTAGCAGTTAACGTTGTTTTACCAACACCTCCTTTCGGAGAAGCAACGCAAATAAGTGTCATGTATTGATTTGCCTTAACAACGCTTTTAGCGAAGTTCCCTGTTGGTGATTACTTTGAGCATCATCATTATTATCTGTGTATGACTGAAATAGATGGCCAAAAGAACGCTGCTTTGATGGTTTTTCAATCGGGTGCTGACGAGAAATATCAACACGTGGTGTCGGTGATTTATCTTCTAGGCGAGATAGCACCGCCTGCTGCACAGGCGGCTGTTCACGCTCCTGCACATAAATCGGAGGTATAGCAATGGGCCTAGACCGCTCGACGATTTTTTGCGTGGTGCCCGGTGCTTGCTTGGCAATCCCATCAAGCAACTTCCAACGCTGCTGATCGTGTGAATAAGCCACATCAGACGTAAATTGCTGATACTCAAAATCTTCCCCTAATCGCTCGCTCAACGTACCAATGTCTGTGCTCTTGTCCATACCTTTGTTATAACCTCGCTCTAGCCTCAGCTACCCACCTAGCCTGCGCCTAATGTATCGTTATGATCACATTTAATTATTTAAGAAAATGTACTCATACTTCAGCACTAGTATTTAGTTTGACTTTTATACTAGTTCACATTTCACTTCAAGGATTAAAATAATAAAAAACATGCAAAAAAACATTGCTCTATCCAGACTATTTCCCCTCTGGCTGTTTCTGCTGAGTTTGCAGCCCTAATCCCAAAAGGATCAACACCAGCCCCGCCAGGGTTGATGGCAAAATAGGCTCTCCAACCACCAAAAAAAGCAGCATCAGCGATACCGGTGGTGAGAGAAAAATAAGATTAGAAACTTTTGCAGTACGCGACACCTTGTGAACAGCCATCTGCCATAAAATGAACGCGATACCCATTTCAAACAGCCCTACGTAAACGCCTGCGCCTAACGCCCCCCAGCCGTGCCACTG
This DNA window, taken from Vreelandella profundi, encodes the following:
- the bcsQ gene encoding cellulose biosynthesis protein BcsQ, with the translated sequence MTLICVASPKGGVGKTTLTANLAYTLQRQGFNVTVIDFDSQDALKLHFGIAFNDTQGYVVEAASTPYWGEMARTTASGIDVLAYGSTTREQRHRFETFLASDPRALYQALSGFYNSPNDVLIVDLPPGHSVALEAVCQLKPLCITVLMADSASLAVLPSIESGGFYPESVGRHLYYVVNQLDLRNDLSRDVYALLKERLKASLLGSIHRDAAVSEAHALQVSVLQHAHTSAVVNDIEAIAHNLIRLMQDAELSQVRQEGE
- the bcsA gene encoding UDP-forming cellulose synthase catalytic subunit, with the protein product MKSLVYKGWIALLLILCIPVLIIVVSTPMTLNNQLAFGGITAVFLLIMGQIDLPRIRLAMALVTVMTATRYLYWRVTETLITDGFIEPILSFGLLAAEGYCWVVLVLSFFQSAWLLDRKVVPLPKDITQWPTVDVYIPTYNESLDVVRDTVLAAQNIDYPADKVNVYLLDDGKRAEFSAFASQAGVGYITRSDNKHAKAGNLNNALQKTTGELICIFDCDHIATRAFLQATVGSFLVDEKQALIQTPHHFYSPDPFERNLVSGREVPHEGELFYGPIQKGNDYWNAAFFCGSCAVIRRSALEEIGGFAVETVTEDAHTALKLQRKGWSTAYLGIPLAAGLATERLALHIVQRARWARGMTQILRRDNPLLGRGLSIPQRLCYLSAMLHFQFPLVRFIFLTAPLAYMLFGLNIIQASPQAVAVYVLPHLFAAVYTNAKLVGQYRYTFWNEIYETVLTFHLLKPSLVTLFNPNRGKFDVTEKGGRLEQSFFDFNVTRPHLFLLALLAAGLVWGVVRLVWWNPEGEQVSVLLFNVAWASFSAIFLMAAIAVGSEQKQVREYVRIKLSRPVVLHLSGGYTLSSTTQNLSMGGMQLAAVAGFTKDARIDFIEMEFDGNPILFPVHIVSRDAQHIRLRFGTLNVVQRRQLVKLVMGRADAWLQKRKLPHDQPLRSMWTVIRAVTGLFFRNWKERRLFAGGGGSSGKERQADARPDSSASMATAATPVSTWVWRMVLVALIMVGILSTQRAWSQSLDVQTLSGNARPLMLEMLPNEAATLPDVQVKARGGLAFNMPVETRERIYPLLQRIDEGEPEPLRIQGNGAQAGIEFSLRSDEVSTGAVLHLDIRYSDALLEGLSRLDVTLNGIVIETLELDRFTAEHLVAEVAIPPELIITYNTLVLSVAGQTLEQCNNLLSKDIWVEVLPSSTLNVNVQSLPPLNGLANLPAPFADAADMERLVLPFIMPSMPSETLLSASAILASYFAIKADFRGADFPVHHTQIPDQHAVVVGTTEQMPLGVELPEIDGPTLLQLANPNNAMYRLLIVTGATEQDVKSAAAYLAHYQERLSGDSETVSAPQLALREAYDAPNWQALNEPIYLDRIAGENEMVGEGIRPSPQNYSFRLPPNMHLWPGDNVTLEVGYEFPRGEWLNEDESRLEIALNGSYLASLPVEKRSLAWEAWRFLGNDIRKERATLRIPQEKLYGNNQLSFYFNMAVNMPENGCELGLPDRIETRLYPDSYLDMSDAQYFAALPELSYWLSAGFPFTQWADLSHTTLLLAAEPDAVEIGTALGLIGRMGASTGYPSIALDVRKGLTLNDNLSDRDMLVVARVDQLERSELNRYLGPFSIEQGALRVTPLNLTNRLNLWAQAQWGRDTERARNRIGSQSPEQILLGVRSPLNPTRSIIVATAFHDEGMRMLPAVIDQPQISRQAVGDLVMVSPSQEVSAYQVGPRTPRGEMVWHRLIRWYTGQYIIPMLLAMGIVLLLLSGLLYSTLKRRALRRANAGSKTHSGGE